The DNA window CtttcggtgccaaatttcggttccaAAAGCGTCtgtattgacagagagcggagctccaacacacacacacacacacacgcactcacacgcGCACAGAGGTGCGGACGGAGTAAACTCGAGCAAAcaacgtcggctctgcagttttgttgaagccacggaaatgccgataaagtggtttcaagtgtggttacagtttttcaaaacttcaagcagacagcgtttgcggcgatatgatattaatggagagGCGAAAacggtcgcggtgctgttgacgttacactttctctgagacaagcaggcacaacagtggtttctgtgccctgatgactgactgacaggctgaggttgtaaggcaaggcaactttatttctacagcacctttcaacaacaaggcaattcaattacattcctttgcacttaagttagttcttcattagttcaatgttgacaactgggcagtcaccaagtttagtgttaaaggtttgtgtcattatgcagtttgacctaaaaagtctttgttctttacattcctttgcattttattatttataatatgttcatgttgtggcaaaaaggtttctctttttttgttaattttggcCAAGTTCTGATTGATACCAATCCTAAGTATCTGATTGGCGCACCCCTATCCAAAAGCACAaccagttttattaatgttactctgagtgagcagtgttaccagaattgttttattttgataactgttttgattcacaattaaggtagaaaaaaaaaaagttttctgtttcatgtatttttgttgatgttgaaatggattttaaaacatatggttatattatattgttaaggaaccggtatcgaaatTGGCATCGGATCAGAAGatctaaatatatatctatattgCGTATCACAGTCATACTGCTTTTCAGTCCGCCCTCtggtttttctttctctttacaCGCAATTTCCCTCCATATGCCTCTGTGTTTCCCAATTTGTATCTCCTTGTTTCTCTTACCCATGAATGTTCacctgtatttgtgtgtctacATTTTCCCATATTAtccatttaatttattttccatttgatctctctcccacctccaGACTACCTGAAGTTTAGCAGTGACTATAGCCATGCGGTGGTGGGCGGCAGCAGCAGTTCTAGGGGCATGCGATCAGCCTCCGAGCTCCAGGACTTGATGGACACCCTGCAACGCAAGAAGATTGCCCTGGAGAACAGCCTGAGAGCCAATGGGAATGCAAACCCCTCCTACTTCAGCGTGACACAGGTCAGCCATCATTTAGCTCTGCTTTTTACATCATGCTCTTGCAGGGACTATAGAATCCGTAAGGTTAGCCTGGATAGGGTAAACATGGCTAACCAGGGCTTACTCATTGTCCTGGGAATGGGATATACACTACAGCGTTCAACCGGCGACACAAGATTTATTCATTACTCTTGTTTCTGTCACAAAGCTTTAGGGAGACTAGAGGTCTGCTTATATTCTAAAGCCTCACCATTATCTTCTCTTCATCAACCTCTGTCATATTTTATATGCATTATActggatatatatatagtatttccaattttaatattattttccattctatctctcagtctcctcccacCACACCTATCAcaagtcctgctacatcctcATCAGCCTATCAGGACCAGGCAAGGCGTTTCTATGGCTCAGATCGTGCGCCATTGTCTTTGAAATCTGGACGACGATCCGACCCTTCTTCTTCAGTCAGTCGCAACAAAGACAAATTCGGCATTGGCGATAGCCGGCGGGGACACAACCTGGGCTCAACTTCTTTACTGTCCACATGGAATGGCGGAGGCTCCTCCGTTTCTGTTGATGGTAGCAATAACTtactcctctctcttcctcctccctcctcctcatctcgcACTCCATCAACAGGAGGTGCAGCCAGCATGCCATCAAGCCCTCGTCTTGGCCGCCGTAGCAATGGCAACCAAGAGCCATCGCCCAGCAATAGAACCAGGAAATACTCAGCAGGTTCGCTAAGTGGGATGATGGGAGGAGGGCACAGTCTCTCGCTGCCACGCCTCTGCCCCTCCCAATCTCCCCATGAAAACAACAACGGAGTCCTGACGTTGTCAACACTGCCACCACGGCGATCCGATGTTGCTGGCAGTTACAAATTTAGCCCCAACAGCCAGAATGCCAGCCCTGACCTCAACTACAACTCTAGTAACTCCAGCCAGTTTCCCTTCAACAGGAATCAAATGCAGACCAAAAAACAGGGAGAAAGTGTTGTGTCTATCTCCCTTTCCTCCCCTAAGATTTTGCCCTCTGCTACCCCCTCTACCTCTTCCACAGCCGCCCCACCTGATGTGACCATCCCATCCAGGACGGGGGGCTCCTCTTCTCCTCGTGTGGCCAAAAAACTCAGCCTGACCTCCACTAGCTCTGTGGGCTCCATCAGCTCCACGAGCTCCAGCCCTCCAGAGTTGCAACGGTCTttgggggagagggagaggcgaGGGGTAGCCGCTGGTGCCCTGGGACTTGGACTTGGAGAGAGGAGGTCTTCATTTGGGAAGGCAGGGCTGGAACCTGGGATGGGGCTGGGCGAGAGGAGGCAGTCATTTGGAAAGGCAGGAGTGACCCCACCTGGAGGTTTCAGGGAAAGAAGGGGGAGTATCAGCTCACTGAGTGGGAAGGAGGAATTGACCGACTACCACCAGCACCAAAAAGAGGAAAGACTCCGTGAGCAGGAGGTGGAGAGACTGGTGAGTTTgagtgtgtttgcacatgtggccATCATCTGCATGTTGTCATTCAGGACAAATGATACTGTAAAGATATGTAGATATCACCTGTAATAACAGACCACATCTAGTATAATGTACAAGTTATGCTTACAGACAGACTGTTGACAAGGAAACAGTTTGTTGCTGTTAAGGTTACTGAAAAACGTTTACATTTTCAGTGAACTATTGCTGTTGttttgcatacacacacaaagacacacaaaaatggAGTGAGTTTAGGAATGCATCTCTCACACTAACCTCGTCCTTGTCCCCTCAAACATACTCTCCCAGGGATcttaacacacacgcacacaaacacacagtaaggTTCACCACTCCACAGATGCCCCTGGCAGGTAGCCCATACTAACAGGACTATTCTTAACCCTGTGCTTgaattcaagtgtgtgtgtgtgtgtgtgtgtgtgtgtgtgtgtgtgtgtgtgtgtgtgtgtgtgtgtgtgtgtgtgtgtgtgtgtgtgtgtgtgtgtgtgtgtgtgtgtgtgtgtgtgtgtgtgtgtgtgtgtgtgtgtgtgtgtacacgtgtatGCGCGGTGCGTGTTTATGTCAGTCATCTGGAGGCTGCCCACTGTGGTTCGGACCACTGAAAAGCCAAAGAACACATCAGTCAGATGTGGCTTAAAGAAACCAAGAAGATTAGAGAGTGGAGTTGTAGGGTAGCAGGTGGATAAACACACAGATGCTCAGCATATAATGGCAACTGGACTCCTAATCTCACTATCCCTCCCTCTTTAAAtgtctctctccttcacacAGCCATATGCTGCTGAGTGTACTGGTGTTTCTTAAACTGTGGGAAATAGTTCTCTGGATGCTGTATAGAACAAACTGTGTTTCACAAGCTTTACAATGGCTTTTGGTCAGCCTCCAGATATTTTTCTTCATAGTTACTGTATATTTGCaagatatactgtagtgtaCCTGCCTCTCCTGCTCTGATCAGAGAGCCAATTTGCACTTTGCCCAATATCAAGATGGAACATATATTTCAGCCCAGCAGTTTTCTATATGATGGGGTTTGATTTacaaccatttttattttagtttgtgccctgatgtaaaaaaaaaaactcctgttAGACACATTAAATATGCATTCAAAATTGCTTGAttaaaaagtgacttgagtgtgacgtttaagattattttttacatatgttttgaaaaaatagCTCTAAATAATCAATGTGCGCTGTGTATTGTAAGAAAGCCACAAGAAAGTGTCTCCAAGTTAAAGGCTCAAGCTCAGAATATCATTGTCTTAACCTTGTCTTCCCTCTAGTGGCAGGACAGGAAAATTGCATTCTTTCTTTGCTGAGATGTTATTAGGTTGTGTGCATAAAAAGCTATTTGGGATGTTAAAAAgtaactctctctctttttgtgaatgtacccgagtcaaactttagtttaaaagcataattaggacggaagcgccacttttaagatttaccgtatcttcgtttttttggtcttttgaatgggagtcctaggggcacttctatgatagcatcaaaatcaacatttttaaaacactaagcaggcgcaacacaacatgaaactttgctcaaagtatcaccaggggctctacacatgaactcgagcattgagaacattgtttgtgtgtacagagtttactaaaaaaaggttttgaacgacTTAACTTTAGCAGTTGTTTCCGGGTTgttgtaaatcttaaaagtggcgcttccattctaattatgcttttaaactaaagtttgactcgggtacattcacaaaaacaccctaggttgcattttggcgagagttacccTATAAGGTGCAACAAAATTGGGCTACCTATTGTCATTTAGGATATACAGCTTAGATGCATTTGGTaaggtttgtttatgttttggttATCATATTCCATCAGTCCATATGaacaagtctctctctctgtctgtctctagtTGACAGCTGATTACTATAAGGGCTCCACAGAGGCTTTTGTCCATTAGAATAGAACAAGGTGACAAACTGACACAGTCTTGCTTTGCCTCAGCTCCTGGTTCACATTACTCACTATAAAAGGGGTGTGCACGTTTATTTatatgcattcacacacatatatacaaaagattatcttaaattaaaaaaagattagtgTATGTGTAGTGCTATAATGCTTTTTCTAAATAGGATGTCTTTCTTCTGGCTTTCTAATCAGGCATATGACTCATGTCTCAAGTCTCAAGACTTTCATAGTCCAAACTTCACATGGTTCAGATTGCTTCCTAGAGTACAGTACATTTCCCTGGAAAGTGTCTTGTTTATTTAGTGGCAGTACACACAGGCACATTCCTGCGTTTGGAGTCATGGCCTGTTCTCGTACAGACTTCTGACCATAGTTGACAGCTGTCCACCTTTTCATTAGCTTACTCTccctcgctctcgctctctctcacactcacacacctctgtcctatgttcttttttttcttacctcCCTCTTTCCATCTCTAATATCACTTACACATACGTCTCCCTCCAGAGAAGCTGCTGCCAAGCTTATGAGGGGGTATTTTGACTCTGCAGCCTCCATAGCTCTCTATATATCTGTGTTCAGGCAGAAACTCTTGCTCCAGGGAGAGGAAATATTCTTTCTAGACGATACAAATGATATACTAAACTAGAGTAAATTATAAACAAAAGAGGATGGTATATTTGGGATTAATCGAGGACATTTTAACTAGAGGAATTCACTTCTGCGATGCTTCCCCAGGTAACTTGAGCATTGGAAACTTGATTTTATGATGGAAAGAAATAATATCAGCCGAGCTGTTGGGACTCTTTCTCACTAATATGGAACAGAACTGTGCATGACTGCTCTGTTTGATATATCTCACCTTGTAGCATTGTAATTTATTCAGTGCGCTCATCCAGCACCACCAGGGctttataaaaatgtctgttAATTAATAACATAGGgttatactgtatttgtgcaGCACCCTCAACACTCTATAGACAGTGGACTGACTGAGTTTAAACTTAAATAGTAGtgacttttattttaacttttcaaGGTATCTACCACAAAGGTTTACTTCTTTGAAGTAACATTATCACAGCCTGCTAACAGAAATAACCAATACAACATAAATTCAGGCAGAATCCCTTATAACTACACCTTTTCAAATAGCCTATCCTAGACAACGTCATAAAGAACATTAATAATGAGTTGACACAGCTACATTTGCACATACTGTAACGCATCCACGtttgtctacgtgtgtgtgctCATTTCAGGAGCGACAGCGGCTAGAGACCATCTTGTCTCTGTGTTCGGAGCTGGGCCGGTCTGAGAAAGATGGAGGCGGCACAGCTACAGGTCCCACTTCAGCTGCGGTGGATCTCCATAAGATCAACCAGGAGCTTCAGAAGCTTCAGTTgaacgacgacgacgacgatgatGACACACCTTCAGTCTTTTCGGACTCTTCAGCTGTTAATGGAATGACCGGGAATGGACACATGCTCTCCCCTGGATCAGAGAATGGTTACTATGATGATGATCTACAGGCACGACGGAGGCGCAGCAGCGGTCAGAACAGGTCAGAATCACCCGCTGTCAGTCTGCGAAGCTTCGCCCCCTCACCTTCTCCACGCACACAGAGGACCAATGAGGTACAAGAGATTTATttgtacacatttaaaaacactgttaCTAATATCACATGTTTAGCTGTTTGAACAAGGGACTGCTACCTGACTTTACTCAGCCACAGACAGGTTTATATTTTCATTCACTTTACCCCTTTTTAATGCACAGAGATGTAtaaaacatacatgtacacagAGTCCTGTTAATGTATTGAGACTGTAAAGGGACTTGTAGAGCGGAGCATTTTCAACTACCTTCAACAATGAGCCTTTCAGACAAGTTGGTGAATAAGACAGAGAAAGCTTTGATTTACTGGTATTTATATAGTCATTCTGTGGTTAAGCAGTAATGCATATGGATCTACAGTTGCAGACTGGAGTCTCTGAACATTGACGACAAGATTATCCTCTTTTGGTTGGGTCAAATGCATGTTAAATGTACACCCCACATCATACACATCTCCTGCATGAAATGAGTACAATACTGCTAAAGCAGCACCTTTGACTTTAGTCAGCTTCTTAAAAGATTAATGAGGATGATGATGGGGGAAGTGTTTAtgctccctgttctttctggaAAACACGAGAGTGACAAGGATCACTCCTCTTAATACTTGGAAAGTATCGACATACACGTCCTTCATGCAGAGAGATGGGAGATATTTACAGCCTATTTATTAGATTAGAGCTGGATAAGTGTTACAATTTAGAATTGACagctggtgtgtgtgggtgtatgtgtgcgtgtgtctgcccACATTTGTTTGCTGCAAAAGAACAGAAATTTTCATTGCCCAAAGGAAGTACTGCTTCACCACAGTATAACTGTGTACTGTTTAGTACTTTGAATGTAAATAATGTTTAGCAATACTATACGATTTGTTTGTCCTGCAGTCGCCGCAGTGACTAACTGTTCATAAAACTACGGTAAAATTACAAATACTGTTGGTACACGTATTTTCACTTCATGTCCCCACATAATTGGTGGAGTCAGTGATTATTATTACAACTAATTACCATTAAACCCCAATATTGGCTTTGGTAAAGTTTGAACGACATCTCAACAATGGTTCAATCTGTTGATTATGATGTTACCAGGCTCTAGATGATGCAGCCCGTCGCCGCGGACAGGAAGCGAGGCCTTCAGAGCAGGAAGTGAGGCATGTTGAAGAGGAGAGGATCCAGGTGCTGAACAACATGGAGGAGCTGGAGCAAAAGATCAAAGAGCTGGACAACCAAATGGAGGAATCTGCCCAAGAGGtaaagtgaagtgaagtgaGGGATGAGGGACGATGGCATTTTTGGCAGACAAACGCAGAAGCAATaatgtccatattaacaatTCATAGTTTAATTTTAAGTCTAGGAGTCCtattttttaaaaagatgtgAAGGATTCTACTTCTTTTcaaatcagtaaagcattttgTTCACACATTTTCATGTGTTACCTACTGGTTTTAATAAGGATACAAAGTCAATTTAAAGTAAGGATACAATCCCTACAAATGGCTTACTTACTGGTGTGTATGTCTCCAAGGTGGAGCTAGAGCGAGCTCTGGTGGAGGCTGAGCAGGAGTCAGAAGTAGCTGCTCTCCAGCAGGAAAAAGATGCTCTGGAAGCACTTCACAACAAGTTGGCTGACCTAGAGACCAAGTCCCagcaggaaaaagaaaaggtatTTAACAGGCTACGCTTTATTGTAAAACATTGAGATGGATGGATACTTAATGGCTGACATGGAGACCAAGAGCAGAGAGCATTAATCCACAGACTAAGGTGTTTTAAGATGCATCTTCTGCaaattgtttgtatttttttgctgAAGGGCTGGTAAGTGATATTAGTATCACGCGGGGGGACACATTCTGTAATTAATGGAAATAAATCTTAAGTTTTGTACAATAAACATGGGTTTTAACCAACCAACATGCATTTACCTTCCTAAagtgtatgtgtacatgtggTGTTGAAAATGCATGTGCTACTCTGAGGCTCTTATACATTTAGGGGTCAAGTGACTAACTGGTAGGTGTTAATCCTTCTCATGCTGTGTCTGGTCCAAATATATATTTGCTAATACTGCCCAGGGTATAGCGGTCACCAAGTGATCCTATCTTACACACACTCCTGTGggagcactgtgtgtgtgtgtgtgtgtgtgtgtgtgtgtgtgtgtgtgtgtgtgtgtgtgtgtgtgtgtgtgtgtgtgtgtgtgtgtgtgtgtgtgtgtgtgtgtgtgtgtgtgtgtgtgtgtgtgtgtgtgtgtgtgtctacatttATACCAATATATGGTATCTTTGACAGGGTGGGGAGTGTAATTGGATAAACAGACTGAATTAgttgtgggtctgtgtgtgtttgtgtgcacatgctTTGAGTTGAAGAGCAGGTGAAGTTGAGTGCTTGTACAGATTTcggttgtgtgtatatgttgttATTTATAGGGACCATTAATCTACTCAGCCATTCCATCTCATCTATTCCCTCAGTCATTTccattcaaacaaacacagggaaAAAGGCAGGAGAAAGAACTCATGACACTATTCATACTACCTTCATTTCTACTCAACACCTTACCAGTTCTCCATCCCTTTTGTAGATTTATTTCTTCAGccttccctcccctccctccctcctagGCTAATCTTGCTCACCTGGTCGCCGTAGTGACTAACTGTGGCTCCCCAGTCCCACTAACGCTGCCATCCTCTctctgtcatgtgtgtgtgcgtgtgcatgtgtgtctcttgTTTCCTTGTTTGTAtgtacacaaaaacaaatgtgtacatGCGTgtatgtgcgtctgtgtgtcatgtacatgtgtgtatgccAGGCGTGCGAGTTGCTACAGGCAGAAAAGGGCAGAGTAGAGAGGTTGGCTCAGATTGTGTGTGAGCAGCGCTCCCAGCTGGACAGCTGCCCTGAGGCAACCAAGGAGCCCCTGCAGGAGCAGCTGGCCAgggtcagtacacacacacacacacacgcacactcctTCATACCTCACAATCGCATGCACAAGACGATATGTAGATATGATTCACGCAGAGAAATCACAACACGTAGACGAGCATAGAACTCAAACATATATGGGAAATGCAACAACTGTGCATGCGTACACTGATAGTCCCAGAACAAAGATGTATGTGCACATAATGCATATATGACactcaaaacatacaatttatGTGGACAGGTGTTTACATAAACAGACTCTAGAAAGAGACATGTGATGCTCGCATACTTGAACTTGCATGTGAATTTGCACACATTTCCTTTCCTGAGCTAACTTGCTCATCACCCCACAGCCACATATGATCTTTACCTGGTTAATGTTCTCCCTTCTCAATGTCTAACTCTTTAGGTTTCTATGTCTACACATCTCTTTATTTCACCAGAAGGGTTGAGCCTGTACAAGTATGAAGAATCGCAAGAGTTTGGCTTTAAGATCTGTTTGGCTATTGTagaaaacactgacatttgGGCGTATGGTCAAAGGCTTCACCCTTTGTGTTTGAGACACTACAATATCCATCCATTAGCTATACCTGCTTCTGCTTTAGAGGGCTGACATTGGGTGAGAAGCGGGGTACACCCTGGAGAGGTTGCCCGTCAATCACAGGGCTGACACATAAAGACAGACAACCAttcacactcacattcacacgTACCGCCAATTTTAGAGTCACCTCTCAACCTAACCTGCATGGGTTttctccgggtgctccggtttcctcccACATAACCTGTTGTTTAAAGGATTTCTTGAAGAGACAACACTTTTAAATGGTTTGCATTTTGGGGGAATGCTTACGGTATGTAACATGTTGCATGTTTACTCAGACACTTGTTATGCTTTGGTGTAATACTCTGCATGACAGATAACAGATCAGGGCTCTTTGTCTGGTTTGTCTGTGTCAGTGTATTGTGGGATGAGAACGTTCTTTCTGATACATAATTGCTTGcatatttctgtttgtctcaAAGAAGTTTCATCTCACAGCGTTTTTATAATTAATACGATGAATGTGATGTCACCTGttctatacagtctatggatgtCACCCATACTGGGAAAAATTCTCATCACTAAAACCTTTAAATAGGCAATTTTCAAATTAGATCAAAGGTTTTaggttttttatgtgtgtggttGTTCATGTACACTTGATCAGATGAATAATGTATACTAATTGTTAATTGTAATATAAATTGATCCATAAAACATCAATCAGTCAAGTGTTCACAATATGCTACACTGCAAATcttttaataatcattttattaaatccaTGTATTGCCATGCATTTAACTGCCATACCTCccctgtgtatgcgtgtgtgagTACAAGTCCTTTGGTCTTGTATACTGAAGTTTTTGGTTTTATCAGGTGTATGTGCTATAACGGTATTGTCTAGTGAGGTTTTGAGGTTTGTCCTGTTAATATGCACTTCTTTGTCTCTCCTGTTTAACtgagcattgtgtgtgtgtgtgtgtgtgtgtgtgtgtgtgtgtgtttctgtgtcaggACTGTGAGGTGCTCGATGCAGAGTCGAAGCGTTTTGAGGACCTGGAGTTCCAgcaactggagagagagagcaggcaAGACGAGGAGAAGGAGACCCATACGCAACAGCTTCTCCGGGAGATCGCAGACTACCAGCGGAGCACTGTCACTCGCAAGGTAACAGCCGTCTGTTTGCGTGTTCTGAATGAGTCACACTGTggaaaaaatgtatacagtacaatatCGCAATGTTATATTTTGATTGAAAATCCACGTTTAAACAagcttgttttgcttttccatcAGGAGCGACTGTTAACTCTAAAGaagcaggcagcacagattaCCCAGCAGGCTCAGCGAGAGAAGGAGAGCTTCGTGAAGGAGAGGAGCACCCTCGAAGCAATGCTGCAAAGGGTACGAGGATATCCATGTTTGCATGCCTATGCATGTGGCCATCCTTGCTTCTGTGtatgaatgaaaagaaaaacgcaCCAACAAGACGTtcgttttgtttttaacattgtttttcatttcctttgTGCTTTTTCTGTCTATTAGGAGAAAGAAAACCTCACCATGCTGGAAAGGAAATATGCTGACCTCACTGGTGGCCGAGATTTCACTCTAAGAGAGGTaggtttgattgacagctgtcgCACAGGAAAATGAAGACTGTCCTCCGCTTTGAACTCTTTAAGACTCTCATCATTTTAAATCTTCTGGGTTTCCTTCTCTGCTAGGACACAGCCTCTCTGGCTGATGTGTGTCAGTCTTTTAGCCATCATTGGTGTGACACCACCGCTGCCACAATTTCTCCTCCTCCAGTCAACTTGTGCGCCCTCTCATCCTTCCTTTCCTCTATTTCTCTCAAGAATGCAGAGGTACTTTTGTCATGTTTTACTAATACATCCCTTTCTGTTTTCCTCTTTGTTTAAATCCATCTTATCCTTCCTTCCCgtcttttgtttcttcttcctggttgcttctttttttacccTTTCGGAGGATCAGAAAttgagaaaattacaaaattgggTCTGAgctccaattattcaatactgcaTTGGTATTCTCTCCCTCTACTTTGCGGAATATGCAGGTCATTAACTGCATatggacaacaacaaaaaacggaTAGACTTTGGGGTCATAGGTGCTTGCAACTGATGGTTTTGAGTGGGGGGGGCGGGGCGTAGCTAGGCGGAGTGAGGGAGAGAACAccattgcagtattgaataattggagcccagacgcaattttgtaattttctaaattTCGGATCTTctgaataaaaagagaaaattggaaaaactgtttaaagatccaatttttttaatttgtcaaggtggaaaaaaatgaaaaattggatatttgaacccatttttctgtttttccaaatgtccgtttgtgcttagaaaattgaactgataagcgTTACGCTGACCTAACTGCCCATCCCTGCAACGCAGGAAGGGAAGACGTTTGCAGGAATGTAAAACTTATTTCATTGATTCTGTGCACAGCTTTTACTCACATGTATTAATACTGAGGTAACCTTGTCACACTGTCTATTGTCTTATGTACTCCACTCAATGAATGCTAACAGTACAGTGTCTAAGTAACTTACTTATTAATACTTATTTTTGCTTTGAAACTGGTACAATCACCACCAAGTTCTGCATCACTCTAACAACTAATTCTAAAGTTTGTCATTAATATGGCTGACTCACTTTATGCTATGCCTCAcgccttctctctcccccctttgtCCACATGACACTTTCCAGGGCTATGTCACAGTCAGTGAAATCAATGAGCTTTACTCACAGCTTGGGGGAGACCCTAAGCCCGCCCCCACTCTGGCCAATATCTCTCCTGAGTCCGAGGCAAACCCCTTCTGTGGCGAAGACACCCCCAAACCACCGGAGGACGAGGTGTGTGTAGCGGTGTTAAGGGCTTGTgtatgtacttaagtacacagcCGTAGATGATGCAGAGTGTGCGCGCGTGCATGAGAGTGTTGTTATTTTCCCCTAATTtccctcctcctttttttcACTATTTCAGTTTTCTGACAatgttgctttcttcttttcaaaGCTCTGTCATTCTTCCTCACCTGCCGActgtccctcctcttcctcctcccatcTATATCCCCGACCCCTCCCCAAAACACCCTCTGTCCATTGGCCAGAGAACATGGTGTCATATCGAgacccctctcccctccctgaCTCTCCCCCACCTCCCCTCCCTGTCAAAAAACACCACCACCGATGCAGGCAGGTAATGCGCGCGTCTGTTTGCGTGTGTCTATCAGCAACTTTGtgtttgagttttgtttttgtgtgaaaacTCAATGTAGAAACCAGATGTGTATTTTTACGCTATTTCTTTGATTGTTTGATGGTGATTATAACAAGtaataggggtgtgcaaaaaaatccatttgagctctaccgattcaaaatcgattcatggaattccaaaaatcaatttatattttttaataaaagaaattatattttcttttttatttcttttttttattgtatgtctactgcaatcacatggggaaagtaactacattgacgtactgtgaatcgtttttttcaatcgaaaatcgatttttgaatcgaatcttgagcctaaaaatctatatcaaatcgaatcgtgacattttctgagtcgtgcacccctaataagTAATGAATAATTGTTAATGTAAATTCTGTTACTATTACTAATGTTACTTATGTTGATCCTCCCCCTAGCCCATCTCATACTCATATGAATACATTAATACTTATTcagtctttatttatatatgaataAATCAGTATATATGA is part of the Sander vitreus isolate 19-12246 chromosome 22, sanVit1, whole genome shotgun sequence genome and encodes:
- the phldb2b gene encoding pleckstrin homology-like domain family B member 2 isoform X1, whose amino-acid sequence is MTEVACPASVMDSDMMFQPESDQMSPVEPKSPPLDLIDTGKGLKVQTATPHLVSLGSGRLSVAITLLPLKEGVTRIGREDAPFPQDITIQGPGIEAEHCVIINEGGVVTLDPCGHLCSLDGVQVTVPTPLTQGYSLCLGKSYFFRFNHPEEASRMKSMLPQKSPVSALAYNTDYLKFSSDYSHAVVGGSSSSRGMRSASELQDLMDTLQRKKIALENSLRANGNANPSYFSVTQSPPTTPITSPATSSSAYQDQARRFYGSDRAPLSLKSGRRSDPSSSVSRNKDKFGIGDSRRGHNLGSTSLLSTWNGGGSSVSVDGSNNLLLSLPPPSSSSRTPSTGGAASMPSSPRLGRRSNGNQEPSPSNRTRKYSAGSLSGMMGGGHSLSLPRLCPSQSPHENNNGVLTLSTLPPRRSDVAGSYKFSPNSQNASPDLNYNSSNSSQFPFNRNQMQTKKQGESVVSISLSSPKILPSATPSTSSTAAPPDVTIPSRTGGSSSPRVAKKLSLTSTSSVGSISSTSSSPPELQRSLGERERRGVAAGALGLGLGERRSSFGKAGLEPGMGLGERRQSFGKAGVTPPGGFRERRGSISSLSGKEELTDYHQHQKEERLREQEVERLERQRLETILSLCSELGRSEKDGGGTATGPTSAAVDLHKINQELQKLQLNDDDDDDDTPSVFSDSSAVNGMTGNGHMLSPGSENGYYDDDLQARRRRSSGQNRSESPAVSLRSFAPSPSPRTQRTNEALDDAARRRGQEARPSEQEVRHVEEERIQVLNNMEELEQKIKELDNQMEESAQEVELERALVEAEQESEVAALQQEKDALEALHNKLADLETKSQQEKEKACELLQAEKGRVERLAQIVCEQRSQLDSCPEATKEPLQEQLARDCEVLDAESKRFEDLEFQQLERESRQDEEKETHTQQLLREIADYQRSTVTRKERLLTLKKQAAQITQQAQREKESFVKERSTLEAMLQREKENLTMLERKYADLTGGRDFTLREGYVTVSEINELYSQLGGDPKPAPTLANISPESEANPFCGEDTPKPPEDEHFRLLEERKRSEREGGFHLSDTLPRKKTTPIMTPQFTCATLGRSFPTKSHHPLVQSTSCGSILPRMFSLSNKETESRRLHKGQPGSRAASQTNVYLDAFGYRDNQAFDTMSVDSTDSIETSISACSPDNVSSASTSNMAKLEEMERLLREAQAEKSRLLEHKEQEMEVRNQALDEERKRREDLEKRLQEETSRRQKLIDREVKLREKQRAQSRPLTRYLPVRKDDFDLRAHIESAGHSPDTCFHLSISEKTCRGYLIKMGGKIKTWKKRWFVFDRNRRTLSYYSDKHEAKLKGVIYFQAIEEVYYDHLKNAHKSPNPSLTFSVKTHDRVYYMVAPSPEAMRIWMDVIVTGAEGYTQFMV